In one Mucilaginibacter sp. PAMB04168 genomic region, the following are encoded:
- a CDS encoding 4Fe-4S binding protein, translated as MLIKNTYNAFITAWKGLALTLRHLLGANGKRNTISVKSDNYFKQLEEGTNTIQYPKQQLPIPEVGRYQLDVEIDDCIVCDLCAKICPVDCISIESIKATQAIGQTSDGSTKRLYAAQFDIDMAKCLYCGLCTVVCPTECITMTNQYDRSVYQLGDLTYSFSDMSPELIAEKKQEIEVQQAERLAAKQAAMKAKEGGA; from the coding sequence TTGTTAATTAAAAACACATATAACGCATTTATAACGGCCTGGAAAGGCCTGGCACTTACCTTGCGCCATCTTTTGGGTGCTAATGGTAAACGCAATACTATTTCTGTAAAATCAGACAATTATTTTAAGCAGCTGGAGGAAGGCACAAATACCATACAATACCCCAAACAACAACTGCCTATACCCGAGGTTGGACGTTACCAGTTGGATGTGGAGATTGATGACTGCATTGTTTGCGACCTTTGCGCCAAAATTTGCCCTGTTGATTGTATCAGCATTGAATCCATTAAAGCTACGCAGGCCATAGGCCAAACCTCGGATGGTTCGACCAAACGCTTGTATGCAGCGCAGTTTGATATTGATATGGCTAAGTGCCTGTATTGCGGTCTGTGTACGGTTGTATGCCCAACAGAGTGCATTACCATGACTAACCAATACGATCGCAGCGTATATCAATTAGGCGACCTCACTTACAGTTTCTCAGACATGAGCCCCGAACTTATAGCTGAAAAAAAGCAGGAAATTGAAGTGCAGCAGGCTGAACGGTTAGCAGCCAAGCAAGCTGCCATGAAGGCTAAGGAGGGTGGTGCATGA